A window from Leptospira meyeri encodes these proteins:
- the glpK gene encoding glycerol kinase GlpK, producing the protein MAKKNYIIGIDAGTTGIRTFCFNDKGKVISSAYQEFKQYYPKPGWVEHDPEEIWVKTQKLIGQAIKNGKLNPKDAVAIGITNQRETSVVWDKKTGKPVYNAIVWQCRRTSDICKDLKKQSLESNFRNKTGLVLDAYFSGTKIQWILDNVKGARAKAEKGDLLFGTIDTWLLYKLTGHKEHKTDHTNASRTLLFNIQTKEWDEELCEILRVPMSMLPKAFNSRNLFGFTSNVKSLPDGIPISSLVGDQQGALFGQLCTEPGEAKNTYGTGCFLLFNVGDEFRISNQGLITTLALGPEGKTVYCLEGSVFIGGAVVQFLRDNLEFFEYSKDSEKLVKAIKTKDDLVFVPAFAGLGAPHWDQEARGAIFGLSRDTTPAQITRAALKAIALQSYELANAMEKETGKPLKFLRVDGGATSNAWLMQFQADILGTKVIRPQNVDTTVLGAAYLAGLERGFFKSVASLRKEETKTTQFIPKMKENERKEEIDKWNWAITRVKTGN; encoded by the coding sequence ATGGCTAAAAAAAATTATATCATTGGAATTGATGCAGGGACTACTGGAATCAGGACATTTTGTTTTAACGATAAAGGAAAAGTCATTTCTTCTGCTTACCAAGAATTCAAACAGTATTATCCAAAACCAGGTTGGGTAGAACATGACCCTGAAGAGATCTGGGTCAAAACACAAAAACTTATTGGACAAGCCATTAAAAATGGAAAATTAAATCCGAAGGATGCTGTTGCTATTGGGATCACAAACCAACGAGAAACCTCTGTAGTTTGGGATAAAAAGACCGGCAAACCTGTGTATAACGCTATCGTCTGGCAATGCCGAAGAACATCTGATATTTGTAAGGACTTAAAAAAACAAAGTCTCGAATCAAATTTTCGAAACAAAACAGGTCTTGTTTTGGATGCTTATTTTTCTGGAACCAAAATCCAATGGATCCTTGATAACGTAAAGGGAGCTCGTGCGAAAGCAGAGAAGGGTGATTTGTTATTTGGAACCATCGACACTTGGTTGTTATACAAACTCACAGGTCACAAAGAACATAAAACCGATCATACCAATGCTTCAAGAACTCTCCTCTTTAATATCCAAACCAAAGAATGGGATGAGGAACTTTGTGAAATTTTACGTGTACCAATGTCAATGCTTCCGAAAGCATTTAACTCTCGAAATTTATTTGGATTCACATCGAATGTAAAATCCCTTCCTGATGGAATTCCGATTTCTTCTCTTGTTGGAGACCAACAAGGGGCTCTCTTTGGACAATTATGTACAGAACCAGGGGAAGCCAAAAATACCTATGGGACTGGATGTTTTTTACTCTTCAATGTTGGGGATGAATTTAGAATTTCAAACCAAGGACTCATCACCACATTGGCGCTCGGCCCTGAAGGTAAAACAGTTTATTGTTTGGAAGGATCTGTGTTCATCGGTGGAGCAGTGGTTCAGTTCCTTCGTGACAACTTAGAATTTTTCGAATACTCTAAGGATTCTGAAAAATTAGTTAAGGCCATCAAAACAAAAGATGATTTGGTTTTTGTTCCTGCGTTTGCGGGTCTTGGAGCTCCGCATTGGGACCAAGAAGCTCGTGGTGCGATCTTTGGACTTTCCCGTGACACCACTCCTGCGCAAATCACAAGAGCAGCCCTCAAGGCCATCGCTTTACAATCGTATGAGCTTGCCAATGCAATGGAAAAAGAAACAGGGAAACCATTGAAGTTCTTACGAGTTGACGGGGGAGCCACTTCGAATGCTTGGCTCATGCAATTCCAAGCTGACATATTAGGAACAAAAGTAATTCGTCCACAGAACGTAGACACAACCGTGCTCGGCGCCGCATATCTAGCAGGCCTTGAACGTGGGTTTTTTAAATCGGTTGCAAGCCTTAGAAAAGAAGAAACCAAAACCACTCAGTTTATCCCAAAAATGAAAGAGAATGAGAGGAAAGAGGAAATTGATAAATGGAATTGGGCCATAACACGGGTGAAAACGGGAAATTAA